The following coding sequences are from one Sesamum indicum cultivar Zhongzhi No. 13 linkage group LG11, S_indicum_v1.0, whole genome shotgun sequence window:
- the LOC105173257 gene encoding receptor-like protein 12 — MGISLYSQCFFCFICILSIFCITNYFLQNAYSQCLQDQRSLLLQLRNDLIFNSTRSRKLVLWNQTQDCCNWDGVECDGAGRVISLKLDGEGISGGIHNTSSLSALGYLEKLNLAENYFRGQIPGGILNLKHLTHLSLSGAGFGGQVPIEVSLMRRLVTLDLSYNGLEIENPNLKMLLQNLTRLRGLYLDSVQMSSAVLNFFANFSHLTTLSLSGCDLRGSFPNIIFQLPTLENLDLSFNQLLTGSIPQFHRNASLRTMFLLFTNFSGPLPNSIGNLSMLSVIDMRNCSFTGPIPSTISTLTGLIYVDLSWNFFTGSIPSFYMSKNLQLVDLSDNSLSGSIPKSLFGLPSLQILRLSNNQLSGRVYEFSTLHFPHIVALDLSRNKLEGQIPKSFFTLERLETLKLSYNFFNGTVQLGKLQRLHNLVELDLSYNNLSIDTSITNTNLSMFPQLFSLSLASCNLHNFPDLTNQHSLGLLDLSNNRIIGEVPNWIWEIGNGTLVFLDLSSNMLVSLQKPYHFPSSLIHLVLHSNLLQGELPPIPQHANYIDYSNNKFEKSIPLNIGDSITNLRYLSLANNSLSEAIPTSFCNATELEVLDLSSNKLSGSIPPCLVEKVEQLAVLKLGGNNISGHIPNTFSVNCNLEILDMSQNYLEGRLPVSLANCKLLQILDVGNNNIDDGFPCMLPSSLRVLVLRSNKFHGQVRCSRRWTNLQIIDIASNNFTGYLYTKIFSGMMLEKDGRLGSDYIHYNRQLAYVEGYYQGTVKVIVKGVELELVKIFTIFTAIDFSCNNFEGEIPDGIGDLRSLHILNLSHNTFVGTIPKSLSKLTYIESVDLSTNQLTGEIPRELTRLTFLAVLNLSHNQLIGPIPSGPQFQTFSTDSFQGNIGLCGFPLNISCRHVGEEDNVSPPDPHQEDEAINWDYVSVALGYVVGLGSILWLLFFSQSFRHKFNDQTEQAFQKIYNAKNRRKGHRGRTNRRRHC, encoded by the coding sequence ATGGGAATTTCTTTGTATTCTCAATGTTTCTTCTGCTTCATCTGCATACTTTCAATATTTTgcataactaattattttcttcaaaatgcTTACAGCCAATGCCTGCAGGATCAGAGAAGTTTGTTGCTTCAACTGAGGAATGATCTTATATTCAATAGCACTCGATCACGAAAACTGGTGCTTTGGAATCAGACTCAAGATTGTTGCAACTGGGACGGTGTGGAATGTGATGGTGCCGGGCGTGTGATCAGTTTGAAGCTCGATGGGGAGGGAATTTCGGGAGGGATTCATAATACTTCAAGTCTTTCTGCCCTTGGGTACCTAGAGAAGCTAAACTTGGCTGAGAATTACTTTAGAGGTCAGATTCCAGGTGGAATTCTCAACCTTAAACATTTGACGCATTTGAGTTTATCAGGTGCTGGTTTTGGTGGACAGGTTCCAATTGAAGTTTCACTAATGAGGAGATTGGTCACTCTCGATCTCTCATATAACGGTCTAGAAATTGAGAATCCGAATTTGAAGATGCTTCTTCAGAATCTAACCAGGCTAAGAGGGCTTTATCTCGATAGCGTGCAGATGTCGTCAGCAGTTCTTAATTTCTTCGCTAACTTCTCACATCTGACTACCTTGTCTCTCAGTGGATGTGATTTAAGAGGTTCATTCCCTAATATTATCTTCCAATTACCTACCCTAGAGAATCTTGATTTATCCTTCAATCAGTTACTCACTGGCTCCATACCACAATTTCATCGAAATGCATCTCTTAGGACTATGTTTCTTCTATTTACTAACTTCTCAGGCCCATTACCAAATTCTATTGGTAATCTTAGCATGTTATCCGTGATAGATATGCGCAACTGCAGCTTCACTGGACCTATTCCATCCACGATTTCTACCCTAACTGGGCTAATTTATGTGGACTTATCCTGGAACTTCTTCACCGGTTCAATCCCATCATTTTACATGTCCAAGAACCTTCAACTAGTAGACCTTAGTGATAATTCACTTAGTGGGAGCATCCCCAAGTCTCTCTTTGGTCTTCCTTCACTACAAATACTTAGACTTTCCAACAACCAGTTAAGTGGTCGAGTCtatgaattttcaactttacatTTTCCTCACATAGTTGCGCTAGATTTAAGCCGTAATAAACTGGAAGGGCAAATTCCCAAGTCATTTTTCACACTAGAAAGGCTTGAAACTCTTAAACTTTCTTACAACTTCTTCAATGGCACAGTTCAATTAGGAAAGTTGCAAAGGCTACATAATCTTGTGGAGCTAGACCTTTCGTACAACAATTTATCTATTGACACAAGCATCACTAATACAAATTTGTCAATGTTTCCCCAGCTATTCTCGTTATCCCTAGCTTCTTGCAACCTACATAATTTTCCTGATCTTACAAACCAACATAGTCTGGGGTTGTTGGACCTCTCAAACAATCGTATAATTGGGGAAGTACCAAATTGGATCTGGGAAATTGGAAATGGGACACTTGTATTTTTGGATCTTTCTTCGAATATGTTGGTTAGTCTTCAGAAGCCATACCACTTTCCTAGTTCACTTATACATCTGGTCTTACACTCAAACCTACTCCAGGGTGAGTTGCCCCCTATACCCCAACATGCTAACTATATAGATTACTCCAAtaacaaatttgaaaagtcCATTCCACTTAACATTGGAGACTCCATTACCAATCTCCGTTACTTGTCTCTTGCAAACAATAGCCTAAGTGAAGCTATTCCGACATCATTTTGCAATGCTACTGAACTTGAAGTTCTTGACTTGTCCTCCAATAAATTGAGCGGGAGCATACCGCCTTGTTTGGTGGAAAAAGTTGAGCAACTTGCGGTGTTGAAACTTGGGGGGAACAACATCAGTGGCCATATACCGAATACATTTTCTGTCAATTGTAATCTAGAAATTTTGGATATGAGTCAGAACTATTTAGAAGGGAGGCTCCCAGTGTCCCTGGCCAATTGCAAATTATTACAGATCTTGGATGTCGGAAACAACAACATCGATGATGGTTTCCCATGCATGCTGCCATCTAGCTTGCGTGTCCTCGTCTTGCGCTCCAACAAATTCCATGGACAAGTGAGATGTAGCAGAAGGTGGACAAATCTCCAAATCATTGATATAGCTTCTAACAATTTCACTGGTTATCTGTACACAAAGATCTTTTCGGGAATGATGCTAGAAAAGGATGGACGCCTGGGAAGTGACTACATTCACTATAACAGACAATTGGCATATGTTGAGGGATACTACCAAGGCACAGTGAAAGTAATCGTCAAAGGAGTGGAACTGGAGTTGGTGAAGATTTTCACAATCTTTACAGCCATTGATTTCTCTTGCAATAATTTCGAAGGGGAGATACCAGATGGAATCGGTGATCTTAGATCTCTTCACATTCTCAACTTATCCCACAATACTTTCGTAGGAACAATTCCAAAATCACTCAGTAAGTTGACGTATATTGAGTCAGTCGACCTCTCAACCAACCAGCTAACAGGGGAAATACCAAGAGAGCTTACACGCCTCACATTCCTTGCAGTCTTGAATCTATCCCACAATCAGTTGATCGGGCCAATCCCAAGTGGCCCTCAGTTTCAAACATTTTCAACAGATTCCTTCCAAGGAAACATAGGGCTATGTGGTTTCCCTCTCAACATAAGTTGCAGGCATGTAGGGGAAGAAGACAACGTGTCACCACCTGATCCACATCAAGAGGACGAGGCCATCAATTGGGATTATGTATCTGTTGCACTTGGGTATGTTGTTGGCTTAGGAAGCATTCTCTGGCTGCTTTTCTTTAGTCAAAGCTTCAGACACAAGTTCAATGATCAGACTGAGCAAGCTTTTCAAAAGATATATAACGCCAAAAACAGGAGAAAAGGACACAGAGGAAGAACAAATAGAAGACGCCATTGCTGA